tcctggcagagttgtgcagactcaggacaatggagctttggaggaatacccagatttaaagaggagtctgtaatttgctttctaatgatcatgatcttttcctcaaagaagttcataaatttattactgctgaagtgaaagccatcctccatttgcgaaggctgctttttagttagctttgcgacagtatcaaaaagaaatttcggattgttcttattttcctcaattaagttggaaaaataggatgatcgagcagcagtaagggctcttcgatactgcacggtactgtctttccaagctagtcggaagacttccagtttggtgtggcgccatttccgttccaattttctggaagcttgcttcagagctcgtgtattttctgtataccagggagctagtttcttatgacagatgtttttagtttttaggggtgcaactgcatctagggtattgcgcaaggttaaattgagttcctcggttaggtggttaactgatttttgtcctctgacgtccttgggtaggcagaggcagtctggaagggcatcaaggaatctttgggttgtctgagaatttatagcacgacttttaatgctccttggttggggtctgagcagattatttgttgcaaaaggtcttactcacggctgcggagagcatgataacacagtcatccggaacagttgatgctctcatgcatgtttctatggaatgccgtttgagTCTTAAAGCACGTGGTCAAAACGCAATTTTTTTAATGCTACGTGTGTAAAGTTAActttttatggatagggggcagtattttcacggccggataaaaaaacgtacctgatttaatctgattattactcctgcccagaaactagaatatgcatataattattagctttggatagaaaacactccaaagtttctaaaactgtttgaatagtgtctgtgagtataacagaactcatttggcaggccaaaacctgagaagattccaaacaggaagcgccctttccgaccatttcttggccttcttgatcatctctatccaaaacaggggatctctgctgtaacgtgacattttctaacgctcccataggctctcagaaggcgccagaacggggaatgatgactctgcgggccatggctgaaaaacagtagcgcatttggaaagtggtcgatctgagaacaatgagactgggggcgcgtgcacgagccgactccatgtttttattttcagtctttgaacgaaaacaacgactcccggtcggaatattatcgcttttttacgagaaaaatcgcataaaaattgattttaacctgttatggctagggggcagtattttcacggctggataaaaaacgtacccgatttaatctggttacaactcctgcccagtaactagaatatgcatatacttattagatatggatagaaaacaccctaaagtttctaaaactgtttgaatggtgtctgtgagtataacagaactcaaatggtaggtcaaaacctgagagattcctttacaggaagtggcctgtctgaccatttcttgaacttctttgccatctctatctattacaaaggatctctgctctaacgtgacacttcctacgtcttccataggctctcagagcctgggaaaaacctgaatgtcgtcattccagccccaggctgaaacacattatcgcctttctcaagtggccgatcaagggactgtgggcttaggcgcgtgcactggccgcccccgtctttgtgatttttcctctgtttgccgaaaaggagatccctggtcggaatattatcgcttttttacgagataaattgcataaaaatagattttaaacagcggttgacatgcttcgaagtacggtaatggaatatttagacattttttgtcacgaattgcgccatgcgcacgaccctgatttaccatttcggatagtttctggaacgcacgaacaaaacgccgctattcggatataacgatggattattttggaccaaaccaagatttgttattgaagtagcagtcctgggagtgcattctgacgaagacaacaaaggtaataacatttttgttatagtaaatctgattttggtgaaggctaaacttgccaggtgtctaaatagctagcccgtgatggctgggctatgtacttagaatattgcaaaatgtgctttcaccaaaaagctattttaaaatcggacatatcgagtgcatagaggagttctgtatctataattcttaaaataattgttatgctttttgtgaatgtttatcgtgagtaatttagtaaattgttagtaaattccccggaagtttgcggggggtatgctagttctcaacgtcacatgctaatgtaaaaagctgttttttgatataaatatgaacttgattgaacaaaacatgcatgtattgtataacataatgtcctaggattgtcatctgatgaagataatcaaaggttagtgctgcatttagctgtcttctgggtttttgtgacatatgctagcttgaaatatgggtgtctgattatttctggctgggtactctgctgacataatctaatgttttgctttcgctgtaaagcctttttgaaatcggacagtgtggttagataaaggagagtcttgtctttaaaatgctgtgaaatagtcatatgtttgaaaaattgaagtttttgtatttttgaggaatttgtaattcgcgccacgcctatcattggatattggagcaggtgttccgctagcggaacgtctcagcgtttgacatgcttcgaagtacggtaatggaatattttgaaatgttttgtcacgaaacgcgccgggcccacccttctttacccttcggatagtgtcttgaacgcacaaacaaaacaccgctatttggatataactatggattatttggaaccaaaccaaagaaccgaagaacagcaaaggtaatcaaacttttctaatagtaaatctgagtttggtgagtaccacacttggtgggtgtcaaaatagctagcccgtgatgtccGGGCTTTCTACTcataatattgcaaaatgtgctttcaccgaaaagctattttaaaatcggacatatcgagtgcataaagtagttctgtatctataattcttaaaataattatgttttttgtgaacgtttatcgtgagtaatttagtaaattcaccggaagtgttcggtgggaatgctagtcacatgctagtcacatgctaatgtaaaaagctggtttttgatataaatatgaacttgattgaacaaaacatgcatgtattgtataacataatgtcctaggattgtcatctgatgaagatcatcaaaggttagtgctgcatttagctgtggtttgggtttatgtgacattataagctagcttgaaaaatgggtgtctgattatttctggctgggtactctgctgacataatctaatgttttgctttcgttgtaaagcctttttgaaatcagacagtgtggttagattaatgagagtcttgtctttaaaatggtgtaaaatagtcatatgtttgagaaattgaagtaatagcatttctaaggtatttgaatatcgcgccacgggattacactggctgttgagtaggtgggacgcaagcgtcccactggcccagagaggttaaaattgtgtaaaatagttgattgtttgagaaaattgaattgtggtattttagttggttttgtatttcgcgccatgcgatgccattggctgttggctatgggttccgctggcggaacgtctagatgcaagaggttaaAGGCCGACACGTCCCGAGTGTTCTACGTGCCAAAGAAATGCAAAAATGTGGTACTTATGAGTACGCTGCATAGGGAcgggagaatctgtggccaggaacatcaaaaactagaaatcataatggattacaatgccacaaaaggaggggtggacaatttagacaagctggtgactggctgcagctgcaaaagaagaaccctacACAGGCCACTTGAGATGTTCAATATCTTGGACTTCTCAGCGTACAACGCAATTGTCATCTGGATGGtgttgaacccagattggaacagagggaagctccagaaGAGACAGCTCTTTCTcgaggagctgggcaaggcattggtaagacctcaaatccagaggaggcaacatatcccaaggaaccctgtgaggaggattcaggaggaggatgctggttCCCCATCTgcccgacccacagaaccaacaactccaataccggAAGTAAGTGTAAGTGATGttgcatgtgtgtatgtctgactctcctaccttggcctgctgtaactatatatgtgagtgagtgagtgagtgagtgagtgagtgagtgagtgagtgagtgagtgagtgag
Above is a window of Salmo salar chromosome ssa03, Ssal_v3.1, whole genome shotgun sequence DNA encoding:
- the LOC123741716 gene encoding uncharacterized protein isoform X2, yielding MRCHWLLAMGSAGGTSRCKRLKADTSRVFYVPKKCKNVVLMSTLHRDGRICGQEHQKLEIIMDYNATKGGVDNLDKLVTGCSCKRRTLHRPLEMFNILDFSAYNAIVIWMVLNPDWNRGKLQKRQLFLEELGKALVRPQIQRRQHIPRNPVRRIQEEDAGSPSARPTEPTTPIPEIAAGSNKKKHCDVCEPKKDRKAQYTHIKYKKCICNTQTPSLMWCVDRP
- the LOC123741716 gene encoding uncharacterized protein isoform X1; the protein is MRCHWLLAMGSAGGTSRCKRLKADTSRVFYVPKKCKNVVLMSTLHRDGRICGQEHQKLEIIMDYNATKGGVDNLDKLVTGCSCKRRTLHRPLEMFNILDFSAYNAIVIWMVLNPDWNRGKLQKRQLFLEELGKALVRPQIQRRQHIPRNPVRRIQEEDAGSPSARPTEPTTPIPEIAAGSNKKKHCDVCEPKKDRKAQYTHIKYKKCICNTQTPSLMWTMTQNTPPGCVRAI